The Papaver somniferum cultivar HN1 chromosome 6, ASM357369v1, whole genome shotgun sequence genome segment CGTGCCTGATCATGCCCAGATGGTCCAATCTGGCGTGAAGTATCTAATTGGCGACGTTGAATTGGTTCCTTCCCTCGACCATACAGTTGTGCACCACTATTACTATCCCATTGCCGATCAAAAAAACTATTACCATCCTACTGATGCTGCAAAACCCGACGACTCATAACCCCATTTTGAGCACTAAACCCAGCACCATCACCAGCCTGTGGACTACCACCATCATTCttcagggataaatttctagTAGAACCAGATTTCAGCTTATTACTACCACTACGACCACCATTAATGTCCCACTTAGAACCAGATTTTAGCTTAGTAATACCACTACCACCATCAATATCCCCCTGATCCACAAAAACCCGACGACCAATCACCCCAATTTGAGAATCAAACCCAGCACCACCTCTAGGACTACTACCTACACTATTACAATCATCATTCTTCAGATGTAAATTTCTAGTAAGACCATTAAATCCAGATTTTTGCTCATTGCTACTACCACTAGCACCATTAGCTCTTTCACAATACAGGGGATGCCCATAAAAATTCTTTATTGGATTTTCTAAAGCCTTCCTTGCTCCTTCAACAGTTTTATACACAAAAATAGCAAATCCTACTGGTTTCCCCGTCTTTTTATCAAATCCATGCGGACCTTCAGCAATTTCTCCATACTTTGAAAAAAACTTGAATAATTTAACACTAGTAATTTCAGGATGATCAATCACATTACCTACGAAGATCTTCCTCTGTAGTTTGTCTTCTCGAGATGAatttctcttcacaatcatcattTGCTGTTGATGAGGTTCAGGTTCAGGTGAAGCTAAAATACAAGCAGTCATTTGATTTCCCAACATTTTTACTTGTTCATTTAAGGCTTCAGTAGCTAGTGTATGAATTTCTTCAttaaatttcttgttttctgatgatACTGAGcgaatgatttcaattaattgttGTTTACTAATTTGTTCAAGAAGTTTACTAAATCTTCTTCTGATTTTGCTTCTTGTTCTTGTGAATCTATTTCTGGCTTTGTGTCTTCTTCTTCATAGTATTCTGCTGTTCTTCGTTTCTTCGCCATTGATGAAGCTGGAGAAAAAGTTTGGAGTTTTACACAGGAATTAAAATTTTGGAAGTGAAGGAATATTTGGGGATGAtgaaaatcagaattttgggggTACCCTACGAGATTCtatggttttatttatttatggagATTTACGCTCATATGGAACAAAGACTAGTCTTTGGTGAGGTGACATGGGAACTCAAAGGTTGCTGCCCCAACCTTCCGAGCGGTCATCTAGTCAGAGTCTATAGTTGAATCTCCGTCAGGTCATTATTATCCCTGGACACTTAATCATCTGGCGAGCATCTAGAACAAGCCACACTCTGCAATAGGGTCTGTGACTTTGTGTActgcattttcttcttctttggacttATTGCCGCGTTTGGATACTAGGATTCGAAATGTTTTTGTTTTCCATGTAACGCATTTGGGATATTAAACCCTTCTTGATTGGGGTAATACCcaaactaattggggtatacctaataagacaaaagctaggtcattatgaagtaaaagaagccaccccttatccttgtattttctaaatggtaaAATTGCCCCTGCaatgattaacactaatttaattgaaatgattagattaattaaattagttagttgatttataaGTTGGGTTACAGAAATAATTTAGAGAGAGAAGTAGAACTAAGTagtagagaattttttttttttgcgggggttagggtttttgagaaatttgtaaTATTAGTGATTcaaatcctgattttgaagtgggggagtCTTCTAACTTTCCTCCTATAGATGAGTACTTATATGATGATCTACCAgatcatgatcaaatggattacGTGCATGACCCTCACTTTTATTTTCGTCAAACTCAAGATGGctatggaagtgatgaatatcttGAGCCAAACGTAGAATCCAATGACCCAGAAGAAAAGAATGGAGCTGCAAGTAATCAGGTAGACAACCTACGTGATTTTTCCATGCCAATGatcgatatatttttttttcacttttgcttCCCAGGATCGGCAAGGTCGACGCTTGTCGATCATGCCGACCATAAGCGCCGGCGTGGTTTATATTTGAACAACGTGCCGACTTTTCATGAGCAATATCCGTGTCGACAAggtagaaaatttgaaccatgccGACTTCCAGTGGAGTCGTGACTTGAAAATGCTTACGCCggcattttaatctttttggaccctgccgactatatatTGGTCGGCATTGTTAAATTTTTATACCATGTCGGCTATTTTGTAGTCGACATAGTTTatatgtcgaccctgccgactttggtaatacatatcaactaacttttgatgttttgtagattgttgcattggtaccgatgacGGATCAGCCTCAATCTCACAATATTAGGGGTCTTGATACTTCCGCATattatgctaatgatttggaatggaaGGAAAAATATGACGCGGTTAAGTGAATCGTTGAGAAACCAAAAGAGAAGATTGCATTTTAGTGAAAAATACCCAACAAAAAGGTacgcggtttgaaatggtatCCGAGTGTTATGGGTCGTCGGATGcaagtcacaagagaaagggttatgtgtatgataagaagacgactagggtgtacaagacgaagtcaaagaagtgtggatgTCCATTCAAGATTATActttggaggaacaaagaaaccgatgacatgtggagaatgaatagagttgatgttggttggcataaccataaagattcAGAAACTCTTGTTGGGCATTGTCAAGTTTCCAAGTTGAAACCcacgagttcgaacaagtaagaacaagttgggGAATTACACCAAGCAAGCTCCTTAATAAGTTCAAGAGGGATGACCCGGATAACCTCtcttcattgtctacaatttatgcGACCAAGGAAACTATCATAAGAATTGAATTGGATGGAAGAATCACAATGTTTTGTACCCAAATACAACTACACGGTTAGACACCATGAGTCATCGGAGGGCTTggtggatcgtatttttcttgcgcatccagatatgattcaattggcgcgttgcttttaccaagttttgttcatggattgtacttataagacgaataggtacaacatgcctttgttgaacattgtaGGATAAACCTCGGATAAGCAATCGTTCATGGTTgcatggtgttttatggatcgtgagaaggatgatagatatatttgggcattggaaactttgaaTCTTCTCTACCACGAAAACGAGACTCCCTGAATTATAGTGGCCGGCGATTAGCAAGCAATAATGAATGTCGTGAGGATAGTTTTTCCAAATGCACAAAATTTGCTTTGCACTTGGCGTatacaatgcaatattagaaagaattgtaggaatcatatccaaaagccaaagGCAAAAAAATGTACTAAACGTGAAAATGAGCAATATGAACGTCTTAGCaaactaactaaagaggagcgagagaaggagaaagagaaagaagacgaagaatggaaagaaggcgagatcaaatttgggttattcatgaaagcgTGAGATAAAGTGGTTTGGTCGATGAGTGTCGGAAGATATGAGTTAAACTTGAAGGATTTCGAGGATGAGTGGGTCGTTGATTACCCCAAAGTAGTGGTATATTGCAAGAGACAATGGTTGAggccacacaaagagaggtttgtgtatgcttttacttACGACTATAAACAGTTCAAACTTgagtccacaagtatggtagagaaaTCTCATGGGAGACTAAAAGGTCTACTTTTCACGAGTCAAAACGGGATTGTGAAGGTGCAACATGCTATccatgagtacactaataatgatatcGACAAGATAAGAAAGCAATTCCAAAAAAGTAGCTTCCGGAAGTTGAAGGAGTTTAAAGAGCATGATTGGTTGCTTGTTGGTATACATAGAATCGTCTCGTATTGTATAAAAAGTATAAAAGGTATGAAAACCCGAGCACTTCTTGTAAGTATAGGATAATGAAGGCTATCGGacttccatgtcgtcatatgctttGTAGGTATAAAACTCCCATTCCTATTGAAGATATGGATCCttattggaagcaactatctttcaaaccggctccaagagaaggtcccggtgaagagtttggcgacatggaacttgggagaataatcctcgaaaagtaccccaagttgaataggtcggacaaacaaactatgaagcacAAGTTGATGCCGATTGTTTACCCTTTTACGGAAGAACTTCAAGAACCGGCGAAACAAGATCCATTgggtagaccacctaccacaaAGATGAGGGCGGAAgaaagggaacaaattaaagaAAATTTGAGTACAAAATGCGATCCATCCgaaagggaacaaattaaagagCATTTGAGTACAAAGTGCGATCCATCCGGACATGTTTATACCGAGGCGCATAAGGAGGAGCCGGCtaaaaagaaaagaggtcgtccgaggaaagaaacaactacaccaacggtTTCAAACTTCAATCCAAATAGCACTCCACTTCTTGAGAGTTAGGCAAGTGTGGAATTTGTtggaaagaaaaggggtcggccaaggaAGGATTCAAATACACCAACGGTCTCAAACTTGAATCCAGATGTCACTCTATCTCTTGAGAGTCAAGTAAGACAAGGAGATGTTGTGAAGAAAATAGGTCGTCCAAGGAAGGTAGTACAACCGGTGTTGCAAGAGTATCGCGTACAACTCCCTCCAATTATTCAAGAGTTTGTTATTGGTACCGAAGACGTCCcaaaggatggaaattgtgggtttcacgttgtctcgcaacaattgggacacctaagtggagcggttgaggagaatctcacccaatgccaatacatAAGAAACAAGATGGCCGCCTgactaaaaaaataaaaggagTTTCATATCTCTATGATACTAGAAGGTTCCATGGAGGACAAAGAAGCGACTTTTACAGATTTTCTAACTAGTGTTAAAGGCCCGGAGGGAAATGCACCAGTCAAATGGAagcattggatgagaatgccggaGTGTGGCCATCTATTGGCGGATACGTGGTCATGCGTGGTACATTTTTTTAGTAAGGGACTATCTATAGCATTTGCACCGAAACATGCGGTTTGTGTGGAGAAACTCAAGCATAGAAGAATTGTTATGGCTTTGGTGGATAAAaatcattttattggtctacaactcaacaaggaatgtccattacctcctctttgtaggtttagtttttgggagaaattcataaacaacaagatcaaggaATGGATGAAACTTTATGAGGACAACATGGACCTTTGAAATGTTTTAGATGAGTCTAGGGAATGTCCCATAGATTTGACTAAAGGAGGTTTAATATATTTGAATGAACTCCCTCCAATAGATTTAAGTGATGATTTATTATAGTTAGAAACTAAAGAATCTTTTTGGAGTACTTTTGTAATCGCATTCGTGGtttgtgtaatgtactttggagtactacaaatgaatgaaatggatgtgGTTTTTTTGGTGTATACTACTTTGGTCGGCAATGTATTTATCACACGACCCTGCCGACCGTCCAAGGGTCGGCAAGGTCTTGGTTTCGTCAGGTTGCCGGCTTTTCTGTGGTCGGCATGGTTTATGAGGAAAACCATGCCGACCAGAatagaaaaaaaaacttgtttcCTGGATGTTATCATACATTATAGTCAGCACGGTGGATTAGGAGAAACCTGCCGACTATACACATGCCGGCATGGTTTATGAGGATAACCATGCCGATCTGAACAGAAAAAAAACTTGTTCCTGGAGGTTCTCATACATTATAGTCGGCATGGTGTATTAGGAGAACCCTGCTGACTATACATTCACCGGCACAGTTTGTAAAATGTTAAGCAGCCGACACGCTTTTAATTTAGTACAATGCCGATTATATATCGAATACAAACCTTAAAAACTTAATTAGAGCgtacaaaccttaattaaaatatacaAACGTTAAAAACTTAACCTTAACACATTTGGGACATAGATAGTCTATTTTTCCGGTACACAATTTCTTAGGAGAGGTAATTAGCTTCAACTTACTGTCGCAACATGGATCTGTGCAtggtagaaggttgattttaacaacttcatcttcatacggaGCTAGGCGCTCATCTATCCAATTGAAAATCCCACAACAagtgcattttgaagcatacggCTGATATACATCTCCTATTACAGCTTTCGTGAGAAATAAGAATCCCTTACAACTTTCAATAGTGCATTTGCTTCCTTCAAAGGGACAATAATTTTCAAAATGACCACTTAGTGTACAAATactacaaatatttggttgtgttgcacttgaaacttccattcttattgcaaggttgaagatgaagttgagaatgcttttataataacaacacacctaatatcttgattttgaaatttctagccattgagcattcaatgggttgtactttgtacctaaaaagtgcaactaacatttaagtcggcaaggtcgagatTTCAAACCATGTCGATCACCACTCCCTGACAGCATTGTGGCATATAAATGGTCGGAAAGGTAGAGTTTACACACCATGCTGACTATACATCGAACATTGTATAAAACTACACAGAAaagaatatgttctaaagcaactgaaactgaaaattaacataagtttatCTAAGTCTAAAACAATCTAAGAGTTCAAAACAAACATAATGTAAGAGTTCAAACCACAATCTAAGTTTCTAAACCAAGTGAAACATAATAAAGTTTAAGAACTTTATGGATCCTTCtcattgttgttatcttcctcccaATCACTAGCTTTTGCACCAGCATCAGCTTTTGCTTTTCCCTTATCTGGACATATGTAGTTATCGGcctcattgtaataggggttcactccagaaaagtcaGATGCCCCGAAAAAGGTTCTTGGATCAACCtcctgttcttcctcttctgatgatgtgcattcttcatagttgaggggattgctagGACTCTCCATAAATCTTATaaattcttcaggatcttccttacccatcagaagtaactttcttacagggcaattcttttcagtttcatctttaggatcttcttctaaaccaggataAATCTTGTCAATAAATTCCAATATCTGTTATGCATTGTGAATAACACAATTGATATCTTCTATTTTTGGCTCTGGGAATCTAAACAATACACAAATAAGAGATATGAAAATTCTACACATTGAAACATGGTTATAGTCACCAAGTCGGCAAGGCCGAGAATCTAAACATTGCCGGCTAATACATAGTCGACATAGTAGTAATCATCTTATACGCCGACTAATAAAAAGTCAGTACGGTTATATTCAATAATAATGCCGACAGTTAACCCAGCAAAATCAGGTTTCTGTGACCTAAAGTCAGAACGGTACAATTTTAAGAACATGCCGAATAAAGGAAAATCGGAAGGGTTTGTTTTGATTACCATGCCGACCCTGGTTAATGTTTCGCAGTCGCCATGGATGATATGAAACGTCGGCATGATCTTCATGTTACTACTATGCCGACTGTCACTAAAATCCAAAGGTCGGCATCCTATTTTTAAAAAACCTTGCCGACCTAGAATCCTGAAAAACATAGttttcgatttctaacctaatcTATCAATCAAAAAACACTAAACAATAATGGATTTGAGTTTAAAAATCACTTACAATCTTCTTTCCACTGGCGGAGGGTTGTTTTCAACATTCTCAGGGATTGAACTTTCGGGTTTACTAGTTCCAGCTTTTCCCTTACCTTTTTTCTCTGATTTGGATCTTTTGATACTTCCTGTTGAATCTGTGTTATCTCTTGATCGT includes the following:
- the LOC113290504 gene encoding UBP1-associated protein 2B-like, translated to MLGNQMTACILASPEPEPHQQQMMIVKRNSSREDKLQRKIFVGNVIDHPEITSVKLFKFFSKYGEIAEGPHGFDKKTGKPVGFAIFVYKTVEGARKALENPIKNFYGHPLYCERANGASGSSNEQKSGFNGLTRNLHLKNDDCNSVGSSPRGGAGFDSQIGVIGRRVFVDQGDIDGGSGITKLKSGSKWDINGGRSGSNKLKSGSTRNLSLKNDGGSPQAGDGAGFSAQNGVMSRRVLQHQ